A single Cryptococcus neoformans var. grubii H99 chromosome 7, complete sequence DNA region contains:
- a CDS encoding mitochondrial import inner membrane translocase subunit TIM8: MSAPAPIPALDEASKKELESFLEQEQAKAKLQASIHELTNTCWNTCITGGISSKFSKSEAQCLENCVDRFLDSSLYIVRQIEAQKQQM, encoded by the exons ATGTCGGCCCCTGCTCCCATCCCTGCCCTCGACGAGGCCTCCAAG AAGGAACTCGAATCTTTCCTCGAGCAAGA GCAAGCCAAGGCCAAGCTCCAAGCTTCCATCCACGAGCTCACCAACACCT GTTGGAACAC CTGTATCACCGGTGGTATTAGCTCCAAGTTTTCAAA ATCCGAAGCCCAATGCCTCGAGAACTGTGTAGACCGGTTCCTCGATTCATCGCTCTACATTGTCCGACAGATCGAAGCTCAAAAACAGCAAATGTAA
- a CDS encoding protein FAM32A, with product MSDYAFVPGGSLKFKGGGDKKKKKKSHSSSDRAKVDSEIKQKDKEVKDKSREREVSAEVGSASPAERREDGPKMTEAERRFLESQKRRREERAKHTAKKTHKERVQEFNAKLDSLSEHHDMPRIGPG from the exons ATGAGCGACTACGCCTTTGTCCCTGGCGGGTCTCTCAAGTTCAAGGGCGGCGGCGACAA gaagaagaagaagaaatctcactcttcttctgaccGCGCCAAAGTCGACAGTGAAATCAAGcagaaggacaaggaggtgAAGGATAAGTCGCGAGAGCGGGAAGTGAGCGCAGAAGTTGGGTCCGCGTCTCCTgctgagaggagagaagatggaccGAAGATGACGGAAGCGGAGAGGAGATTCTTGGAGAGtcagaagagaaga CGAGAGGAAAGGGCGAAACATACCGCGAAGAAGACGCACAAAGAGAGGGTGCAAGAGTTTAATGCCAAGCTGGATTCTCTCAG CGAGCATCACGACATGCCTCGT ATCGGACCCGGGTAA